The nucleotide sequence ATACATATGGTTAAAAgtgtaaaataataatttttaacgGGTTTATAGTTTAGCCGATAAGAAAATTGGATAATTTGCTCCCAAACTGTTAAgccattaattataaaattttaatcaGTTCACCAACCATTAACCCGataacccgatatcaataagccAACAAGCCAATCTTATGATTCGGTTAATGGTTATGGTTCAATTTTGAACAACCATACATTGCCGAATGAACGCACCGTAGTTCCCGTAATTAGTAGGTACATGCTCCACACTATACATCTAGTTCAGCAAAAGCAATCCTAATATATAGTAGGCCACTTGAACTATACTTCAAAAATAGTCTCTAACTTGTAAGCATAATACAGAAGTACTTTAATCGCCATTGTAAGGAAATTCTTCGACAATAGTTTTTAGCATATCTAATCAGTATTGTACGTTTTATAGATCCCCATGAGACAGTTGCTACCGAAAGAACGCAGCATTGAACTCTTCCTATATACCCTAGTAACATTAAATCCTTATAGCACATCTGCGACACCCCACTAATTTTTTTCACCTAATTATAATATGCTTTGCATTCTCTGTACAACTTAATTATTGTTGCTACAAGGTATATGAATTCTTATTAAGAATCCAAATATCCTAGAAGTACTCAATGTTAATGTATGAAGAATCAGTAGAACAACTCTTGTTTTTATCATGACTAACAATTTCAGCCGCAAACTTCTTGTCTGAATGAGCTGATGATTCTTTACTGGCATATTGGGAAAAGTCGACAGGCTCAGGTACATAAGGAGGAACAGCACTTCTCACCAAAGCCCAATTCACACCCTCGAAAAATGGATGTTGTTTTATCTCAGCGGCGCCCCTCTTATACGCGATTCTCTTCTGTGGCTCCTTGACGAGGAGCCCTCTTATAAGATCTTGAGCCATGGAACTCACTTGTGGAGCTTCTGGAAATCTTAATGGTTGGCCTACTACATTAAACAGCGTGGCGCGATTTCCAGAACCTTTAAAAGGAGTTGTCCCATGCAAAAGTTCGTACAGGAATATACCAAAAGTCCACCAATCTACTGCACTACCATGACCCTCACCGCGGATTATTTCTGGGGCCAAGTATTCATGAGTTCCCACAAATGACATTGAGCGCACATTAGTTGGCTCTGCCATTAGTTCAGGGAGTGATCCTCCCACAAACAGCCCAAAATCTGATTTAGACTTGCGATTCTTCTTGGTAGGAAGAATGCGAGGGAGAAAATTTGATGGTTGCATACAACCCTGCATTGCATTCTCATCATCTAAGATGCCTCCTCCTCCTCCGCTTTTAGAATTTGTATTACTGCCATAATTCCCTCCTGCATGTACAGATGAAGACTTCACAAGAGTTGGATTGACGGAGCAACGGAGTGACAGGTCAAAATCAGACAGCATAATATGACCCTCAGCCCTCACTAGTACATTTTCTGGCTTTAGATCTCTGTATACAATTCCTAGCATATGCAGATATTCAAGTGCCAACAATACCTCTGATGCATAAAACCTGCAAAATTAATTATCAATCACAGTTAATCGATTTTTCAGGAAGGTATTTTTAACATATATCAACTCCAAATACCATTTATGAGTTACTTCAATCAAAAGCATCAAACAAATCAAGTGAAATAA is from Nicotiana tabacum cultivar K326 chromosome 18, ASM71507v2, whole genome shotgun sequence and encodes:
- the LOC107806553 gene encoding serine/threonine-protein kinase RHS3-like — its product is MNNMPLEAASQSRKNDETVKAACTSTSTIPYNQNTSEQLLKNSANSGPELQHQPLFSTNQSSKNNASLTYNVQPCESRNDEAINNIFTTNPYNLPSPKTVMKTSTRSDSLESSSSAPLKPHTGGDVRWDAINSLSSRGSSPLGLSNFRLLKRLGYGDIGSVYLVELRGTNTYFAMKVMDKGSLASRNKLLRAQTEKEILGLLDHPFFPTLYSYFETDKFYCIVMEFCSGGNLHSLRQKQPNKHFTEEAARFYASEVLLALEYLHMLGIVYRDLKPENVLVRAEGHIMLSDFDLSLRCSVNPTLVKSSSVHAGGNYGSNTNSKSGGGGGILDDENAMQGCMQPSNFLPRILPTKKNRKSKSDFGLFVGGSLPELMAEPTNVRSMSFVGTHEYLAPEIIRGEGHGSAVDWWTFGIFLYELLHGTTPFKGSGNRATLFNVVGQPLRFPEAPQVSSMAQDLIRGLLVKEPQKRIAYKRGAAEIKQHPFFEGVNWALVRSAVPPYVPEPVDFSQYASKESSAHSDKKFAAEIVSHDKNKSCSTDSSYINIEYF